Proteins found in one Limanda limanda chromosome 18, fLimLim1.1, whole genome shotgun sequence genomic segment:
- the zbtb1 gene encoding zinc finger and BTB domain-containing protein 1, with product MARPSHSDHVLQQLNNQREWGFLCDCLIAIGDIYFRAHKAVLAACSSYFRMMFIRDQQGTGRLDLSNMQISAECFDLILQLMYLGRIVVGSYEFDELKSSMAYLQMYYIPDSLEDLRDIRSSNLTPSSSASSSSSSSSSTGAASGKMMFGVRMYEKQKPAAPEAEHLPKPVSSGAGRPAVPATVPRPVVVEEEAVNTPLIAAPPAVDGAVEQPCDLRKRSSGRGSTLKDRPRFGRTYTCDDCGFVFSCEKLLIEHILTCTNRKAYHPPRGHAEGDNESNKAESSASESVEEHRLHCKGEEEWPEAKDNSDLAIRSVAAGTDGEPRSTGSISIKTEPEEILFPEIEEVRVGERAKRDCSSRFNDVTHKDPLREGPGSDREPKPNVSGLENSSEPSEVHVSSCDDSGIPVKLRKVKDEKQEADAPCELCGALLTEEDQSAHYLSNHMGHICACGRCGQVLIKGRQLQEHAERCGESQGGESDSSLLEEPQGMEEGLLEAGDLACPHCGLLFQNEGVALEHALSCHDQELFRPVLMEEGAEPDHRRKHFCSICGKGFYQRCHLREHYTVHTKEKQFTCQTCGKQFLRERQLRLHTDMHKGMARYVCPVCDQGTFLKHDHVRHMISHLSAGETICQVCFQIFPGGEQLEKHMDVHLYICGVCGEKFRLRKDMRSHYNSKHTKRL from the coding sequence ATGGCGAGGCCGAGCCACAGCGACCACGTCCTCCAGCAGCTCAACAACCAGCGCGAGTGGGGCTTCCTGTGCGACTGCCTCATCGCCATCGGGGACATTTACTTCCGGGCGCACAAGGCCGTCCTGGCGGCCTGCAGCTCCTACTTCAGGATGATGTTTATCCGGGACCAGCAGGGGACGGGCCGGCTGGACCTCAGCAACATGCAGATCAGCGCCGAGTGCTTCGACCTCATCCTGCAGCTCATGTACCTGGGACGCATCGTGGTGGGCAGCTACGAGTTTGATGAGCTCAAGTCGTCCATGGCGTACCTGCAGATGTACTACATCCCTGACTCGCTGGAGGATCTCAGGGACATCAGGAGCTCCAACCTCACGccgtcctcctctgcctcctcctcctcctcctccagctcctccaccggCGCCGCTAGTGGGAAAATGATGTTTGGAGTTCGCATGTATGAGAAGCAGAAGCCTGCTGCACCGGAAGCGGAGCACTTACCGAAACCTGTCAGCAGCGGCGCCGGACGTCCGGCTGTCCCGGCAACCGTCCCCAGGCccgtggtggtggaggaggaggcggtgaACACGCCTCTGATCGCGGCCCCCCCAGCTGTGGACGGAGCAGTCGAGCAGCCATGTGACTTGAGGAAGAGGTCCAGCGGCAGAGGTTCAACTCTCAAAGACCGACCTCGGTTCGGCCGCACCTACACCTGCGATGACTGCGGCTTCGTCTTCAGCTGTGAGAAGCTTTTAATCGAGCACATCCTGACCTGCACCAACCGGAAGGCCTACCATCCTCCCAGAGGTCACGCAGAGGGCGACAACGAATCCAATAAAGCTGAAAGCTCTGCATCTGAGAGCGTTGAGGAACACAGGCTTCACTGTAAAGGCGAGGAGGAGTGGCCAGAGGCCAAGGACAACTCTGACCTCGCCATCAGGTCGGTGGCAGCTGGGACCGATGGCGAGCCCCGGTCCACTGGGAGCATCTCCATCAAGACCGAACCTGAAGAAATCCTGTTCCCTGAAATAGAAGAGGTCCGAGTCGGCGAGCGTGCCAAGAGAGACTGTAGCTCCAGGTTTAATGACGTCACACATAAAGACCCGTTGAGGGAGGGGCCGGGGTCGGACCGGGAGCCCAAGCCCAACGTCTCGGGCCTGGAGAACAGCAGCGAGCCTTCTGAAGTCCACGTGTCCAGCTGCGACGACTCGGGGATTCCTGTGAAACTTCGTAAAGTTAAAGACGAGAAGCAAGAGGCCGACGCCCCCTGTGAGCTCTGTGGCGCTCTGTTAACGGAGGAGGACCAGTCGGCCCACTACCTGTCCAACCACATGGGCCACATATGTGCCTGCGGACGCTGCGGTCAGGTGTTGATCAAAGGGCGGCAGCTTCAGGAGCACGCGGAGCGCTGTGGAGAATCACAAGGTGGTGAGTCGGACTCCTCGCTGCTGGAGGAGCCGCAGGGGATGGAGGAGGGGCTGCTGGAGGCCGGCGACCTGGCCTGCCCTCACTGCGGCCTACTCTTCCAGAATGAGGGCGTGGCGCTGGAGCACGCCTTGTCCTGCCACGACCAGGAGCTGTTCCGCCCGGTGCTGATGGAGGAGGGCGCCGAACCAGATCACCGCCGCAAACACTTCTGCAGCATTTGCGGAAAAGGCTTCTACCAGCGCTGCCACCTGCGGGAGCACTACACCGTCCACACCAAGGAGAAGCAGTTCACCTGCCAGACCTGCGGGAAGCAGTTCCTGCGGGAGCGCCAGCTCCGCctccacacagacatgcacaaagGCATGGCGCGCTACGTGTGTCCGGTCTGCGACCAGGGAACCTTCCTCAAGCACGACCACGTCCGACACATGATCTCCCACCTGTCCGCAGGAGAAACCATCTGTCAAGTTTGTTTCCAGATCTTTCCTGGTGGAGAGCAGCTGGAAAAACACATGGACGTCCACCTGTACATCTGCGGCGTCTGTGGCGAGAAGTTCCGCCTCCGTAAAGACATGAGGAGCCACTATAACTCCAAACATACCAAGAGACTATAG
- the LOC133024221 gene encoding myosin-6-like, with protein MGDALMAEFGKAAPFLRKSDKERLEAQTRRFDIKTECFVVDDKVEYVKGQIQSKDGGMVTVKKADGTTVTVKESDVHPQNPPKFDKIEDMAMFTFLHEPAVLFNLKERYAAWMIYTYSGLFCVTVNPYKMLPVYDSEVVAAYRGKKRTEAPPHIFSISDNAYQYMLTDRENQSVLITGESGAGKTVNTKRVIQYFASIAAVGGGGKKDTSKGTLEDQIIQANPALEAFGNAKTLRNDNSSRFGKFIRIHFGTTGKLSSADIETYLLEKSRITFQLKAERNYHIFYQILSNQKPELLDMLLITNNPYDYSYISQGEVTVASIDDSEELMATDSAFDVLGFTPEEKMGVYKLTGAIMHYGNMKFKQKQREEQGEPDGTEAADKSTYLMGLNSADLIKGLCHPRVKVGNEYVTKGQSVDQVYYAIGALAKSVYEKMFNWMVVRINQSLATKQHRQYFIGVLDIAGFEIFDLNTFEQLCINYTNEKLQQFFNHHMFVLEQEEYKKEGIDWEFIDFGMDLQACIDLIEKPLGILSILEEECMFPKASDQTFKSKLYDNHLGKNKMFEKPKAAKGKAEAHFALVHYAGTVDYNIGGWLVKNKDPLNETVVGLYQKSSLKLLSVLFSSYSGTDGGDKGSGKGAKKKGSSFQTVSALHRENLNKLMNNLKTTHPHFVRCLIPNDQKTPGVMDNCLVMHQLRCNGVLEGIRICRKGFPNRVHYGDFKQRYRILNASAIPEGQFIDCKKSAEKLLGSLDIDHTQYRFGHTKVFFKAGLLGTLEEMRDEQLSRIITRIQANARALLMRAQFAKLVERRDALMVIQWNLRSFLGVKNWPWMKLFFKIKPLLKSAESEKEMANMKDEFNKLKEALEKSEARRKEIEEKMVTLLQEKNDLTLQIHSEQDTLTDAEERCEQLIKSKIQLEAKLKELTERLEDEEELNADLTAKKRKLEDECSELKKDIDDLELTLAKVEKEKHATENKVKNLTEEMASQDETVMKLTKEKKALQEAHQQTLDDLQSEEDKANSLNKAKAKLEQQVDDLEGSLEQEKKVRMDLERSKRKLEGDLKLTQEGLMDLENDKQQLEEKLKKKDFEVVQIISRLEDEQVASVQLQKKLKENQARIEELEEELDAERAARAKVEKQRSDLSRELEDISERLEEAGGATSAQVELSKKRDAEFQKLRRELEESTLHHEATAATLRKKHADSVAELGEQIDNLQRVKQKLEKEKSELKLELDDLSSNMESVVKAKSNIEKICRTMEDNMNEYKSKYEEAQRSVNDLNSQRAKLLTENGEFGRQLEEKECLISQLTRGKNSYNQQVEDLRRQLEEEIKAKNALAHAVQSARHDCDLLREQFEEEQEAKAELQRALSKSNTEVSAWRTKYETDGIQRTEELEEAKKKLVQRLQEAEEAIEAVNAKCSSLEKTKHRLQNEIEDLMLDLERSNAASAALDKKQRAFDKVLAEWKQKFEESQCELEASQKEARSLSTELFKLRNAYEESLDQLESLKRENKNLQEEISDLTDQLGEGGRSAHELEKIRKQLDQEKAELQSALEEAEGSLEHEESKILRAQLEFNQVKAEMERKVAEKDEEMDQAKRNYQRMLESLQSSLESETRSRNEALRVKKKMEGDLNEMEIQLCQANRQAAEAQKQLKSLQAFLKDTQLQLDDTQHGNDDLRENIALLERRNNLIQAELDELRAALEQTERSRKLAEQELTDASERMQLLHSQNTSLINQKKKQETDLLHLQNETEEAIQENRNAEEKAKKAITDAAMMAEELKKEQDTSAHLERMKKNMEQTIKDLQHRLDEAEQIAMKGGKKQLQKLEARIKELENELEAEQKRGTESVKGVRKYERRNKELTYQTEEDRKNMARLQDLVDKLQLKVKSYKHAAEEAEEAANTNMAKLRKLQHELDEAEERADIADSQVNKLRAKTRDGSSKKGLDE; from the coding sequence ATGGGAGACGCTCTGATGGCGGAGTTTGGGAAAGCGGCTCCTTTCCTAAGAAAGTCAGACAAAGAGCGTCTTGAAGCTCAGACCAGACGTTTTGACATCAAGACTGAATGTTTTGTAGTGGACGATAAAGTTGAATATGTGAAGGGACAAATCCAGAgcaaagatggagggatggtgACTGTCAAGAAGGCTGATGGAACAACTGTCACGGTGAAGGAGTCTGATGTTCACCCCCAAAACCCGCCAAAATTTGATAAAATTGAAGACATGGCAATGTTCACTTTCCTCCATGAGCCCGCCGTGCTGTTCAACCTCAAAGAGCGTTACGCAGCGTGGATGATCTACACCTACTCCGGGCTCTTCTGTGTCACCGTCAACCCCTACAAGATGCTTCCTGTCTACGACTCTGAGGTGGTGGCTGCCTACAGGGGGAAGAAGAGAACCGAGGCCCCCCCTCACATATTCTCAATCTCTGATAACGCCTACCAGTACATGCTGACTGACCGAGAGAACCAGTCTGTTCTCATCACCGGAGAATCCGGAGCAGGAAAGACTGTGAACACTAAAAGAGTCATCCAGTACTTTGCCAGCATCGCAGCTGTCGGTGGTGGAGGCAAAAAAGACACCAGCAAGGGTACACTGGAGGACCAGATCATCCAGGCCAATCCTGCACTGGAGGCCTTCGGCAACGCCAAAACGCTGAGAAACGACAACTCGTctcgttttggaaaattcattCGAATTCACTTTGGTACGACTGGCAAACTGTCATCTGCCGACATCGAGACCTACCTGCTGGAGAAGTCACGCATCACTTTTCAGCTTAAGGCTGAGAGGAACTATCACATTTTTTACCAGATCCTGTCCAATCAGAAGCCAGAGCTGCTGGACATGCTGCTGATCACCAACAACCCGTACGACTACTCCTACATCTCCCAAGGAGAGGTAACCGTAGCCTCCATCGATGACTCGGAGGAGCTGATGGCCACCGACAGTGCCTTCGATGTGCTCGGCTTCACTCCAGAAGAGAAGATGGGTGTCTATAAGCTTACTGGTGCAATCATGCACTACGGCAACATGAAGTTCAAACAGAAGCAGCGTGAGGAGCAGGGTGAACCTGACGGGACGGAGGCTGCTGATAAATCCACCTACCTGATGGGGCTGAACTCTGCCGACCTCATCAAGGGCCTGTGTCATCCCAGGGTCAAGGTAGGAAATGAATATGTCACCAAAGGCCAAAGTGTGGACCAAGTCTACTACGCCATCGGTGCTCTGGCCAAGTCAGTGTATGAAAAGATGTTTAACTGGATGGTGGTGAGAATTAACCAATCCCTGGCCACCAAACAGCACCGTCAGTACTTCATAGGAGTGCTGGACATAGCTGGATTTGAGATCTTTGATTTAAACACCTTTGAGCAGCTGTGCATCAACTACACTAACGAGAAACTGCAACAGTTTTTCAACCATCACATGTTTGTGCTGGAGCAAGAGGAGTACAAGAAGGAAGGGATTGATTGGGAGTTCATTGACTTTGGGATGGACTTACAAGCTTGTATCGACCTAATTGAGAAGCCGCTTGGGATCCTGTCAATTCTGGAGGAAGAATGCATGTTTCCCAAAGCCAGTGACCAGACTTTCAAGTCCAAGCTCTACGATAATCATCTGGGCAAGAACAAGATGTTTGAGAAGCCGAAGGCAGCAAAGGGGAAAGCAGAGGCTCATTTCGCCCTGGTTCACTATGCTGGTACTGTGGACTATAACATTGGTGGTTGGCTGGTCAAAAACAAAGATCCCCTGAATGAAACCGTGGTCGGTCTTTACCAGAAATCTTCTCTGAAGCTCCTCAGTGTGTTGTTTTCAAGTTATTCAGGGACTGATGGTGGTGACAAGGGAAGTGGAAAAGGAGCCAAAAAGAAAGGCTCCTCATTTCAGACGGTGTCTGCACTTCACAGGGAAAACCTGAATAAACTAATGAACAACCTAAAGACCACACATCCTCACTTTGTCCGCTGTCTAATTCCTAATGATCAGAAAACCCCAGGAGTCATGGACAACTGCCTTGTGATGCACCAGCTGCGCTGTAACGGTGTCCTAGAAGGTATCAGAATCTGCAGGAAGGGTTTCCCAAACAGGGTGCATTATGGCGACTTCAAACAGCGGTACAGGATCCTTAATGCCTCTGCCATTCCTGAGGGTCAATTCATCGACTGTAAGAAAAGTGCTGAGAAGTTGCTGGGATCACTTGACATTGACCACACTCAGTACAGGTTTGGCCACACAAAGGTTTTCTTCAAAGCTGGCTTGCTGGGAACTCTGGAGGAAATGCGAGATGAGCAACTCTCTCGGATCATCACCAGGATCCAGGCTAATGCCCGGGCTCTCCTCATGAGGGCACAGTTTGCTAAACTAGTGGAACGTAGGGATGCTCTAATGGTCATCCAGTGGAACCTTCGCTCTTTCCTTGGTGTAAAGAATTGGCCCTGGATGAAGCTGTTCTTCAAGATCAAACCTTTGCTAAAGAGCGCTGAATCCGAGAAAGAGATGGCCAACATGAAAGACGAGTTCAACAAGCTAAAAGAAGCGCTGGAGAAATCCGAAGCGAGACGAAAGGAAATAGAGGAGAAAATGGTGACTCTTCTCCAAGAGAAGAATGATCTGACTCTCCAAATCCACTCTGAACAGGATACTCTGACAGACGCTGAAGAACGCTGTGAACAGCTTATAAAGAGCAAGATTCAACTGGAGGCCAAGCTGAAGGAGCTGACAGAAAGACtcgaagatgaagaagagctgAATGCAGACCTCACAGCAAAGAAACGCAAACTTGAGGATGAATGCTCCGAGTTGAAGAAAGATATCGATGACCTGGAGCTGACTCTGGCCAAAGTTGAGAAAGAGAAACACGCTACAGAGAATAAGGTGAAAAACCTAACGGAGGAAATGGCTTCCCAGGATGAGACCGTCATGAAACTGACCAAAGAGAAGAAGGCACTGCAGGAGGCTCACCAGCAGACACTGGATGACCTTCAGAGTGAAGAGGACAAGGCCAACAGTTTAAACAAAGCTAAAGCTAAGCTGGAGCAACAGGTAGATGATTTGGAGGGCTCGCTGGAGCAAGAGAAGAAAGTCAGGATGGACCTTGAGCGCTCAAAGAGGAAGCTCGAAGGAGACCTGAAACTGACCCAGGAGGGTTTGATGGATTTGGAGAATGATAAACAACAGCTGGAAGAAAAGCTCAAGAAAAAAGACTTTGAAGTTGTCCAAATTATTTCAAGACTAGAAGATGAACAGGTGGCTTCGGTTCAGCtccagaagaagctgaaagaaaacCAGGCGAGAATTGAGGAGCTGGAAGAAGAGCTGGACGCTGAGCGTGCAGCCCGGGCCAAAGTGGAGAAGCAGCGCTCCGATCTTTCCCGCGAGCTGGAGGACATCAGTGAACGCCTGGAAGAAGCAGGTGGAGCAACATCGGCTCAGGTGGAGCTGAGCAAGAAAAGAGATGCTGAATTTCAGAAGCTGCGAAGGGAACTGGAAGAATCCACTCTCCACCATGAGGCTACTGCTGCCACCCTGAGGAAGAAACATGCAGACAGTGTCGCTGAACTGGGTGAGCAGATTGACAACCTGCAGCGAGTGAAGCAGaagctggaaaaagaaaagagtgagCTCAAGCTTGAGCTGGATGACTTGTCTTCTAACATGGAGAGTGTTGTGAAGGCCAAGTCAAACATTGAGAAGATCTGTCGTACGATGGAAGACAACATGAATGAGTACAAGAGTAAATATGAGGAAGCTCAACGAAGTGTCAATGACTTGAACTCACAGAGGGCCAAGCTGCTCACTGAGAACGGGGAATTTGGACgccagctggaggagaaggagtgtCTGATATCACAGCTTACTAGAGGGAAGAATTCGTACAACCAGCAGGTAGAAGATCTACGCAGACAGCTAGAAGAGGAGATCAAGGCAAAGAATGCCCTCGCCCATGCTGTGCAGTCTGCTCGTCATGACTGTGATCTGCTCCGAGAACAGtttgaagaagagcaggaagcaaaggctgagctgcagagagctCTGTCCAAATCGAACACAGAGGTCTCAGCATGGAGGACAAAATATGAAACTGATGGAATTCAGAGAACAGAAGAGCTGGAAGAAGCCAAAAAGAAGCTTGTTCAGAGacttcaggaagcagaggaggccaTTGAGGCAGTGAACGCAAAGTGTTCATCTCTTGAGAAGACCAAACATCGCCTCCAAAATGAGATCGAAGACCTAATGCTGGACCTCGAGAGATCCAATGCAGCATCTGCTGCACTGGACAAGAAGCAAAGAGCCTTTGACAAAGTCTTGGCAGAGTGGAAGCAGAAATTTGAGGAGTCACAGTGTGAGCTGGAGGCCTCCCAGAAGGAGGCTCGGTCTCTGAGTACTGAACTCTTCAAACTGAGAAATGCCTATGAAGAGAGTCTTGATCAACTCGAGAGcttgaagagagagaacaaaaacctccaggAGGAGATCTCGGATCTCACTGACCAGCTGGGAGAAGGTGGCAGAAGTGCCCATGAACTGGAGAAGATCCGGAAGCAGCTTGATCAAGAAAAGGCTGAGCTCCAGTCGGCACTGGAGGAGGCAGAAGGTTCGTTGGAGCATGAAGAGAGCAAGATCCTGCGAGCTCAACTTGAATTCAACCAGGTGAAGGCCGAGATGGAGCGGAAAGTGGCTGAGAAAGACGAGGAAATGGATCAGGCCAAGAGAAACTACCAACGCATGCTTGAGTCACTTCAGTCCTCTCTGGAATCTGAGACCAGGAGCCGCAATGAGGCCCTGAGAGTCAAGAAGAAGATGGAAGGGGATCTAAACGAGATGGAGATTCAGCTCTGCCAAGCTAACAGGCAGGCAGCTGAGGCCCAAAAACAGCTCAAGAGCCTCCAGGCCTTCCTGAAGGACACTCAACTGCAGCTGGATGATACACAGCATGGCAACGATGACCTGAGAGAGAACATCGCTCTCCTTGAACGACGAAACAACCTGATCCAGGCCGAGCTTGATGAACTGAGGGCTGCTCTCGAGCAGACGGAAAGAAGTCGGAAACTTGCTGAACAGGAGCTCACTGACGCAAGTGAGCGAATGCAACTTCTACACTCCCAGAACACTAGCCTGATcaaccagaagaagaagcaggaaacagatctcctccacctgcagaaTGAGACCGAGGAGGCCATACAGGAGAATCGCAATGCTGAGGAGAAGGCAAAGAAAGCCATCACAGATGCAGCCATGATGGCTGAGGAGCTCAAGAAGGAGCAGGACACCAGCGCCCATCTGGAGCGCATGAAGAAGAACATGGAGCAGACCATCAAAGACCTGCAGCACCGTCTGGACGAGGCCGAGCAAATTGCCATGAAGGGCGGCAAGAAGCAGCTCCAGAAACTGGAGGCTCGCATCAAAGAGCTGGAGAACGAGCTGGAGGCCGAGCAGAAGAGGGGAACCGAATCTGTCAAAGGGGTTCGCAAGTACGAACGCCGCAACAAGGAGCTCACCTACCAGACTGAGGAAGACCGCAAGAACATGGCTCGCCTCCAGGACCTGGTGGACAAACTACAGCTAAAGGTCAAGTCCTACAAACACGcagctgaggaggctgaggaggcgGCAAACACCAACATGGCCAAACTACGCAAACTGCAGCACGAGTTGGACGAGGCGGAGGAGAGAGCCGACATCGCCGACTCGCAGGTGAACAAGTTGAGGGCAAAGACCAGGGATGGATCCTCCAAGAAGGGCCTGGATGAGTGA
- the bub1ba gene encoding mitotic checkpoint serine/threonine-protein kinase BUB1 beta: MAQMHVDTQSVQSGAGPEEEGGARRVSEYCKDQLTRGREELSFEELRAERYFLQRQKNDEERLQTLTEMKEKLSHELEEKRKLLLWRESQQVLQTPGSRPPAVSSEPRPDCPGGTSGDLHQSSVPQEPGSSSTSQLSPIQETSVEAGAWSLLEDQDQSQDQSQDQSQDQDQRQDQRQDQNQSQDQSQDQSQDQSQSQVQSQDQSQDQSQSQDQRQDQSQDQNQSQDQSQDQSQDQSQDQSQDQSQDQSQDQEEVEPGPVGGAVDACDPEARQQLLDICDVTSSPGFHCESGPLPPVDSFLQLGGDIYLIYSKVVDEEMFSIHNGATNDDNVLIKVERGRVPWDFHQFGRLKEKSSVDGLPRISCFLFLDGCITVYTSPPEHVFIELTESQDSAVRKALLLLQLVTELHARHVLHAALRPSILFASYRGLMNLERVFPVDWSSSVDLAVQQEVTSAQQLASAHSYIRVGLLEPTSPPQLVDLVGVAETVHVLLTSSRMVPVRDDHGWTADGFSQDKSCDMFPGTRTMWKAWRRFFRSLLNAGGRCSTSVLSDVTEQLSLL; encoded by the exons ATGGCACAAATGCACGTGGACACACA GAGCGTGCAGAGTGGGGCGGGGCCCGAGGAGGAGGGCGGGGCCAGACGGGTCAGTGAGTACTGTAAAGATCAGctgacgagaggacgagaggagctGAGTTTCGAGGAGCTGCGAGCAGAACGCTACttcctgcagagacagaagaaCGATGAGG AGCGACTGCAGACTCTGACCgagatgaaggagaagctgAGTCATGAGCtcgaggagaagaggaaactttTACTCTGGAGAGAATCACAACAA GTTCTTCAGACGCCAGGTTCTCGACCTCCGGCTGTTTCCTCCGAGCCCAGACCAG ATTGTCCTGGAGGAACGAGCGGAGACCTCCATCAGTCCTCCGTCCCTCAAGAGccaggctcctcctccacaaGTCAGCTGAGTCCCATACAGGAGACCAGTGTGGAGGCTGGAGCCTGGAGTCTACtggaggaccaggaccagagcCAGGACCAGAGCCAGGACCAGagccaggaccaggaccagaggCAGGACCAGAGGCAGGACCAGAACCAGAGCCAGGACCAGAGCCAGGATCAGAGCCAGgaccagagccagagccaggtCCAGAGCCAGGACCAGAGCCAGgaccagagccagagccaggaCCAGAGGCAGGACCAGAGCCAGGACCAGAACCAGAGCCAGGACCAGAGCCAGGACCAGAGCCAGGACCAGAGCCAGGACCAGAGCCAGGACCAGAGCCAGGACCAGAGccaggaccaggaggaggtggaacctG GACcagtggggggggctgtggatGCCTGTGACCCAGAGGCTCGGCAGCAGCTGTTGGACatctgtgatgtcacttcctctcctgGTTTTCATTGCGAGTCTGGGCCCCTCCCTCCTGTGGACAGCTTTCTGCAGCTGG GAGGCGACATTTATCTCATCTACTCCAAAGTAGTAGATGAGGAAATGTTCTCCATTCATAACGGAGCCACGAATGACGACAACGTTCTCATTAAG GTGGAGCGTGGTCGTGTTCCGTGGGATTTTCATCAGTTTGGTCGACTGAAGGAAAAGTCGTCGGTGGACGGTCTCCCTCGgatcagctgcttcctgttcctGGACGGCTGCATCACCGTCTACACCAGTCCACCTGAACACGTGTTCATC gaGCTGACGGAGAGTCAGGACTCGGCCGTTCGTAaagctctcctcctgctgcagctggtgacGGAGCTTCACGCTCGCCACGTGCTTCATGCGGCGCTGCGGCCGAGCATCCTCTTCGCCTCGTATCG AGGTCTGATGAACCTGGAGCGGGTCTTCCCGGTGGACTGGTCTTCCTCCGTGGACCTGGCCGTGCAGCAGGAAGTGACCTCGGCACAGCAGCTGGCGTCCGCTCACTCTTACATCAGAGTCGGTCTCTTGGAGCCGACGTCGCCGCCACAGCTG GTGGACCTGGTGGGCGTGGCTGAAACCGTCCACGTCCTGCtgaccagcagcaggatggTCCCGGTGAGAGACGACCACGGTTGGACGGCCGACGGCTTCAGCCAAGACAAGTCCTG CGACATGTTTCCGGGGACTCGGACAATGTGGAAGGCGTGGCGCCGGTTCTTCCGCTCGCTGCTGAACGCCGGCGGTCGCTGCTCGACGTCCGTCCTGTCGGACGTGACCGAGCAGCTGTCACTTCTTTAA
- the LOC133024675 gene encoding kunitz-type protease inhibitor 1-like produces SSSSSSSLPPPLLLFLLLPLLRQGGAAQDAQDAQCRAAQRPGRDGFVLDAEDALKEGGALLATVRVHAMEVCERACCGNPRCNLALLEPRESGNRTCVLFSCVHRNRFVCRFVNKAGYQSFIRESVFLKHLAGPQGTDNPIAIAGRDVIVQPGATVTLNGVESLTLGDAHITGYHWSLLSGDSGVKTEATDLPDQVRLSNLQSGSYVFTLTVTDSNGQSDDTKVTVRVLSPEQSSSFCLAAVKVGMCRGAFPRWHYDAIKGVCEQFVFGGCKPNNNNYITKDECVSACQGVTAKGERGASLPAEVCGSACRPDQLTCSSGCCVDRSLECDGVKHCSDGLDEEHCNKLNQTFTRLLSIDVNQKKARCAEPPHTGPCRADLTRWYYDPLDRKCHRFTYGGCQGNENNFEDEDKCGDTCDGVTERNVFFRGMFDRFEDEKEDDNDDSGTIALAVVLSVAILALLAILTYCFLKNRRERSNRPVTTGPAHVALSEQDTLVYNPTTKPV; encoded by the exons tcctcttcctcctcttcctccctgccgccgcccctgctcctcttcctcctcctgccgctGCTGCGACAAGGCGGAGCGGCGCAGGACGCGCAGGACGCGCAGTGCCGCGCGGCGCAACGCCCCGGTCGGGACGGCTTCGTGCTGGACGCGGAGGACGCGctgaaggaggggggggcgctGCTGGCCACCGTGCGCGTGCACGCCATGGAGGTCTGTGAGCGCGCGTGCTGCGGGAACCCGCGCTGCAACCTGGCGCTGCTGGAGCCGCGCGAGTCCGGGAACCGCACCTGCGTCCTGTTCAGCTGCGTCCACAGGAACCGCTTCGTGTGCAGGTTCGTGAACAAGGCCGGATACCAGAGCTTCATCCGAGAGTCCGTGTTCCTGAAGCACCTGGCGGGTCCACAGGGGACAG ATAATCCCATCGCCATCGCAGGTCGTGATGTCATCGTTCAGCCTGGTGCCACGGTGACCCTGAACGGCGTGGAGAGCCTGACGCTGGGCGACGCCCACATCACTGGTTACCACTGGAGTCTGCTGAGTGGAGACAGCGGCGTCAAGACGGAG GCGACGGATCTCCCTGACCAGGTGCGACTCTCCAACCTGCAGTCCGGCTCCTACGTGTTCACCCTCACCGTCACCGACTCCAACGGCCAATCAGACGACACCAAGGTCACCGTCCGTGTCCTCAGCCCAGAGCAGTCCAGCT CGTTCTGTCTGGCGGCGGTGAAGGTCGGGATGTGTCGCGGCGCGTTTCCACGCTGGCATTACGACGCCATTAAGGGAGTCTGTGAGCAGTTTGTGTTCGGAGGCTGTaaaccaaacaacaacaactacatcACCAAagacgagtgtgtgtctgcctgccaAGGAgtcacag CAAAAGGAGAGAGGGGCGCCTCTCTCCCCGCAG aggtGTGTGGCTCGGCCTGTCGTCCTGATCAGCTGACCTGCAGCAGCGGCTGCTGTGTGGACAGAAGTCTGGAGTGTGACGGAGTGAAACACTGCAGCGACGGATTGGATGAGGAACACTGCAACAAac taaACCAGACCTTCACTCGCCTGCTGAGCATCGACGTCAACCAGAAGAAAG CTCGGTGTGCGGAGCCCCCCCACACCGGTCCATGTCGGGCAGATCTCACGCGCTGGTACTACGACCCCCTGGACAGGAAGTGCCACCGCTTCACCTACGGTGGTTGTCAAGGGAATGAGAACAACTTTGAGGACGAAGACAAGTGTGGCGATACCTGCGATGGAGTGACTG aGCGAAACGTCTTCTTCAGAGGGATGTTTGACCGTTTTGAGGACGAGAAGGAAGACGACAACGACGACTCAG gcACCATAGCGCTGGCTGTGGTTCTGTCGGTGGCCATCTTGGCTCTGTTGGCCATCCTGACCTACTGCTTCCTGAAGAACAGGAGGGAGCGCTCCAATAGGCCGGTCACTACAGGCCCCGCCCACGTGGCGCTGTCGGAACAGGACACACTCGTGTACAACCCCACCACCAAACCTGTATGA